The DNA sequence GCTCGCCCTCTGACCACGACCGGACAGGACCGCCCACGTAGCAGAGGCGGCGAGCGCCGCTGGCGACCAGATGATCGATACCCTGGCGCAGAGCGGTGCTCGAGCTCAGCAGCACACGCGCGAGACCGGGGGTGTCGTTGTTGATGAACACCACCCGTGTGCGCTGCGCGATGAGCTGCAGTTCGTCACCGGGGAGGCGCGACGACGCGACGATCACGCCCTCGGTCTGCGGCGCCATCGTCGCGATCTGCCGGCGCTCCTTCTCGGGGTCGTACCCGGTCTCGGCGACGAACATCGACAGTCCCCGCTGCTCGGCCGAGCGCTGCGCTGCCCGCACCAGCTTGGGGAAGAACGGGTTGGTGATGTCGGGGACGATCAGACCGATGGCCCCCGTGCGTCCCGTGATCAGCGCCTGCGCGTGACGGTTCGGCACGTACCCCAGCCGCTCAGCCGCCGCGTGCACGGCGACGACCGTCTCGGCGCGCAGCAGCTCGGGGTGGTTGAACGCCCGCGACACGGTCGACGGCGAGACGCCGAGGGCGCGCGCCACGTCGACGACGGATGCCCGGGCGACGGTCACCGGGTCGGCCCGTCGAGCAGTGCGGCCGCGACGTCGACGACGGCCTCCAGCGAGCCGCGCGCGAAGGGGCCGGGCATCGCGT is a window from the Microbacterium sp. LWO14-1.2 genome containing:
- a CDS encoding LacI family DNA-binding transcriptional regulator, whose amino-acid sequence is MTVARASVVDVARALGVSPSTVSRAFNHPELLRAETVVAVHAAAERLGYVPNRHAQALITGRTGAIGLIVPDITNPFFPKLVRAAQRSAEQRGLSMFVAETGYDPEKERRQIATMAPQTEGVIVASSRLPGDELQLIAQRTRVVFINNDTPGLARVLLSSSTALRQGIDHLVASGARRLCYVGGPVRSWSEGERRRTVGDAVARLGLDATYLRDESGTYAEARALAKEVLDSGADAVIAFDDVVAHGVLDGLLVENVRVPGEVALIGCDDALPIQTHPRMSTIRLPFTEAVRAAMGLIAVDEIQPDTRVEVEGVLELRETTRETTREM